The sequence below is a genomic window from Geitlerinema sp. PCC 9228.
GGTGAGGTAGTGGTGGTCAATCCGCCATCCCCGGTTGCGGCGAAAACTGCCACCACGATAATCCCACCAACTGTAATGACCTCCCTCGCTGGTAAATTTACGAAACGCATCTGCCATCCCCAAATCTAGCAATTGCTGCAATGCTTTTCGTTCCGCATCCGAGGCCATAATTCGCTTGCCAATCACATCCGGGTCGTGTACGTCTCTCGCTTCCAATACAATATTAAAATCCCCGCAAACCAAAATATTGCTTTCCGCCTGCAGCCATTTTTGTAAAGTATCGTACAAAACCGCCAGCCATTTGAGTTTATAGTCGTATTTCTCGCTATCAATTTCGCCGCCGTTGGGAACGTATAAATTCACAATGCGCATGTTGTCTAGGGTTCCGGTTAAAAATCGTTTTTGACGGTCAAACTCGGCAACCGATTCTCCTAAAAAATTGGCAAACCCCGTAGCTACATTCTCCAGCGGCGAACGACTCAAAATGGCTACGCCGTTGTAGCTTTTTTGTCCGGAAACGTATACATAATATCCTAGCTCTTCAAAAGGCGATCGCGGAAACAAATCGTCGGTAACTTTGGTTTCCTGCAAGCATAGAATATCCACAGGATGGGATTGCAACCACTGCAAAACTTGTTCTTTGCGCGTGCGAATTGAGTTCACATTCCAAGTGGCAATTTGCATAAAAACGAAAAAGCTTATCCCTTCAGAATTTGTCGGGTGGGTACTGCCCACCCATAGTCTTATTGTACATCAATTTCAAGTTTGACAGTGAATATTTTGAGCTTTTTCGCTTAAAAATAAATTTTCCCGATAGTCAATGGGGCAATCAATTACTGCCGGAACTTCTTGAACCAACGCCTCTTCTAATATGGGAACCAAATCGCTAGTTTTCTCAATACGATAGCCTTTCAATCCCATACTTTCTGCCATCTTCACAAAATCGGGATTGCCAAAATGAACGAAGGAAGCATCGCCAAATTGATGTTTTTGCTTCCACTCAATCAAGCCATAGCCACCATCGTTAAAAATTAAAGTAACAAAAGGCGTTCCCATGCGCAAAGCCGTCTCTAATTCCTGACAGTTCATCATAAAACCGCCATCTCCCGTTGCCGCTACTACCTTGCGTTCTGGATATACCAATTTGGCCGCGATCGCGCCAGGAATAGAAAATCCCATCGCCGCAAATCCATTGGAAATCAAACAAGTATTGGGGCGATCGCAATGGTAGTGACGCGCGATCCACATTTTATGCGCCCCCACATCGGAAATGGTAATATCATCCGGTCCCATAACTTGACGCAAATCGTAAATTAATTTTTGTGGTTTGATGGGAAAACTTTCATCGTTAATATATTCTTCGTAATCGGAACGAATTTCCGAACGCAAACCAATTGCATAGGGGTCTGGTTTCCCTTGGCGATCGCAGCGGCGCAAAATTTCCGTCAAAGAATCGGAAATATCTCCCACAACTTCTACCGTAGGAATATAACTGCTGTCAATTTCTGCCGGAGTCGCGCCAATATGAACGATAGGAATTGTACCGTCGGGATTCCATTTTTTGGGACCGTATTCAATCAAATCGTAGCCAATCGCAATTACCAAATCCGTACGGTCAAAACCGCAACTAATATAATCCCTATCTTGTAATCCCACCGACCACAAAGCCAAAGGATGAGTATAGGGAATAGCGCCTTTCCCCATAAAGGTATTTGCCACCGGAATATTCAACCGCGTTGCTAGTTCGGTCACGGCAGAACTGGCATCGCTGCGAATAGCACCATTGCCCACTAAAATTAAAGGATTTTTAGCATGGGAAATTGCTGCTGCTGCTTCGTTTAAACTTTCGTAGGAAGCATAATTTTTCTCTTTTTTATCCCGTTTTAACGGTTTGCCCTTAGCTTCCATGGCGGCGATATTTTCTGGCAAATCGATGTGTACGGCACCGGGTTTTTCTTTTTGGGCAATTTTAAATCCTTTGCGGACCACTTCTGTCACAATACTAGGACGAACCAATCGCACATTCCATTTGGTAACTGTGGCAAACATAGCCACCAAATCCAAATATTGATGGGATTCAATATGCATGCGATCGGTTCCCACTTGACCGGTAATGGCTACCAAGGGTGCCCCATCTAAATTCGCATCGGCAACGCCGGTCATTAAATTGGTCGCGCCAGGACCTAATGTGGACAAACAAACCCCGGCTTTTCCTGTTAGCCTACCGTATACATCTGCCATAAAGGCTGCCCCTTGTTCGTGGCGGGTGGTAACAAATTGAATCCGAGATTTTCTAATGGCTTCTAGAATGTGCAGGTTTTCTTCTCCGGGGAGTCCAAAAACATATTGCACTCCTTCGTTTTCTAGGCATTGAATTAAAAGTTCGGCAGTATTCACGATTGAACTCTCCTGTGTTTTCGTTCAAACAGTTAGCAATCTATTCTGGGTATTTACTCGCCTATCCAGACAGTTTTTATATTAACAAATTCCCAAATGCCTTCCCTGCCCAACTCCCTGCCGTATCCAGAAAGTTTGACACCGCCAAAAGGCAATCTCGGGTCGGATTTCACCATGCCATTGACAAAAACGGACCCGCTTGATAATTCGTTAATAAAGCGTTCGATTTCCGTTTCTTCTTGGGTCCAAACGCTTGCCCCCAAACCGTAAGGACTGCTGTTTGCCACTGCGATCGCGGTGTCGATATCCGGTATGCGGAAAAACAAAGCCACCGGCCCGAAAAATTCTTCTCGATAGGCGGGACTATCTATCGGAATATCGGTTAAAATAGTAGGCGGGTAAAAATTGCCTTGGCTGTCATTTGGGGGGCTGCCACCGCATAAAATTTTGGCTCCTTTTTCCACCGATTCTCGGACTTGCCAGTGCAAATCTTGGAGAATTTGCGGCGTGGCAAGCGGACCGAGTTGCGTATCTTCGAGCAGGGGATCGCCCATTTGTATGGTCTGAAATTTTTCCAGGAATTTTTGTTGAAATTCATCGGCGCAGGCATCGGCTACCAAAAACCGTTTGGCAGCAATGCAGGATTGCCCGTTATTGAGCATTCTAGCTTGAATTCCGGTCTCGATCGCCTTGTCTAAATCAGCGCTGGACATGATAATAAAGGGGTCGCTACCCCCTAACTCCAAAACCGTCTTTTTGATATGCTTGCCAGCGGTGGCTGCCAAACTGCTGCCGGCGGCTTCGCTACCGGTGAGGGTTGCCGCTTGAATGCGGGAGTCGGCAACGATTTTTTCCACGCGATCGCTTTCTACGAGTAAGGTTTGAAAGACCCCTGCCGGCATGCCCACTTCTTGAAAAATTTTCTCAATTGTGACCGCGCACTGGGGAACGTTGGAAGCATGTTTGAGAACCGCCACATTGCCCGCCATCAGGGCAGGGGCAGCAAATCGAAACACCTGCCAAAAAGGAAAATTCCACGGCATCACTGCCAAAATTGCCCCCAAAGGCTGGTAGCGCACAAAACTGTGACGGGCGTCTGTATCGATGGATACATCCGTGAGAAAATTGGGGGCTTCATCTGCATAGTAGCGACACACCCAAGCACATTTTTTAATTTCCCCCACGGCAGCTTGGATGGGTTTGCCCATTTCCAAAGCCATGAGACGGGCAAATTTGCCACTATCTGACTCTAACAGATCGGCAGCAGCACGCATCCACTGGGCGCGTCGATCGAGTGATGTGCGACGATACCGTTCAAAAGCCGTTTGCGCCGCGGCTAGCTTGTCTTCAATGTCGGCATCGCTGTGGGGGGTAAAGGTTTGCAGAGTTTCGCCGGTGGTGGGATTGATGCTTGCGATCGCCATAAACAAATTTCCTGGTGGTAGCAATTGTTTTCCCATCCAAAATAGCAAAATTTCTCCAGTCTTTAGGGCCGTGAAAAATGCATTTTCGCCAGCCATCTCCCTGTATCTCTCCATACCATCACTCTTTTTGCCAAGGAGAAGTTCTTGTTGTTATTCGCTGGAAATGCTAGGAGAAAGGGGAGAAAAATGACCCATAGCTGCCGGAATTTCCCAATCCGTATCCATGGTAAACCCCTGTTGGTTGCCAGCTTCTTGACTGGCTTCGTAAGCAAAAGTACCCGGAAAATCGGGATATTCTTTATCGGCTTCCCGTTCCAGTTTCACTTCCCAAGAACCCGCTGCTTCTAAATTGGCAAGAAAATCAATGTTGGTATCTTGATCCGCGTAGGTAATTTGTTTTTCAATTGCCCACTCTCCGTTGGTTAGTTGGATGGTACTTTCCAGTTTGTTTCTGCTATCTTCCCGCAAACCTCTGGCTTGGAGTTGGTATCCCCGCTGGCTGCCTACTTCTCCTCCTAAACGAACGGTCGTATTTTCTTCCCGAACCAATTGCGTTTTTCCCTTCATTTTCCAATCGGCACTGTGCAAGTGAAAACTTCCTTCTATACTAGAGTAGGGAGCCGTATATTCTGCTAAAAATTCGCTGGTAAATCCAGCGGCATTGCCCAAATCTGTGGTCCAGTGCAAGCGCGTATTTCTATCTTCTGCTTCTCCGTGAACTTCTTGATATTCTCCTTCCCAGCTTAGCTGCCAAGCCACCTGGCGATCGCTACCGCTGCTGAGGATAAAACTGCCGCTGTAGCTAAGATTATCCTCCGTTCCTTCTAAGTTGGTTTGTAACTTCCAACTATCGCCAAAATCCACAACCAATTCACCGCTGTATTCCCGGTTTTCTTCCACACTTTCCCAAGTTCCTTGAAAGCGATCGCCATTTAACGTACCGCTAAAACGCGCGGTTTCGTCGCTGTATTCTGCTTCCCAACTGCCGTCTACTTGCCCTTGATGGTTGAGGCTGCTATTCCAGATAAACTCGTGGTTTTCGCCGCGCCAAGTACTTTCTACATCAAAACTCCATTGTAGGTTGTTTAAATTTAAAAATCCCGCCGTATTTTCGCCCGTTTCTAGCAATAAAACAGTTTCGTAAGCAAGTTCTTCTGCTTCTTCGCCAAATTTGGTTTTTACCTGCCAATTGCCTTCTACATCAATACCAATTTTCCCGCCGTAGCGAATATTTTCTTGCACCCTTTCAATATCAAAACCAAAATTTAAATTGCCGCGATCGTTAATGTGAATATTGCTACCGTAATTGGTATTGCCACGGCGATAGTCCAGTTGCAGTGTTGGCTGCCAATCGTCCGTTTGTAATTGGAGTTGAAATTCTAAATTGTTGTCTGCGTCTAGTTCTCCTGCCTGGGCAGTGGTTGCCAGGAGAATACTACCGATGGCGGTGAAAGCCCACCAAGACTTTTGATACCAATCTGGCAAGCAAGTTGCCCGGAAAATCCCTTCACCTAGAGAGTGCCAAATCATAATGAAACCGAAAAAATAGGGGGATTGATGGATTCGCTTAATTATATGGCTGTTTGATGCTTGGGTATGCGGGAAGGGCGATCGCAAACCTAAAAAAAAACTAATGAGAAACATATCTTTAGCAATTCTTTAGGATCGCCATTGCTGGATATTTTTTCTAGGAATTTCCTAAAAAACAGAGCGTTTTCTCCCAGTGCCAGGATGCCCCTTTTGTTTGATATTTTTTCTCTAGCCAATCTGGGATTGGGTTGCTTTTATTTTGGCCCACGACCGCCAAAACTGTCAGTAGCTCTTTTTGAGAACGATGGCGGCCAAAAATCCCGATATGACAAGCATTGCCACCGATCGCGCCATCGCGTTACCATAAAATTAATATATTAAGAAATGTAAAAATTTTCCGACCGTGACTGTTCTTACCCATCCCACCCAAACTCAAATTGTCGTTATCGGTGCTGGCATCGGTGGTTTGACCGCAGCTGCCTTGCTAGCCAAACGGGGGTATCGCGTTCTGGTTTTCGACCAAGCCTTCGTACCGGGAGGATGCGCCTCCACCTTCAAGCGTCGGGGGTTCACCTTTGACGTTGGGGCCACTCAAGTCGCCGGCTTGGAACCAGGAGGCATCCACCACCGCATTTTCTCGGAACTAGAAACCGAACTGCCCCCAGCCACCCCCATCGACCCCGCTTGCAGCGTTTACTTGCCCCAGGAAAGCCAACCCATCAACGTGTGGCGGCAACGGTCCCAATGGCAGGCGGAACGCCAAAGACAATTCCCCGGCAGCGAACCCTTCTGGAAACTCATCCAAACCCTGTTTGATGCCAGTTTGGACTTTCAAAGACGCGACCCGGTTTTGCCGCCGCGCAATGGATGGGATTTGTGGCAGCTGCTGCAAGCTATACGACCCCGAACCTCGATCGCCTTGCCCTATACGTTTCTTTCCGTCGCCGATGCGTTGCGGGGATACGGTTTGGCAAGCGATCGCCGGTTAAAAACGTTTTTAGATATGCAGTTGAAACTGTATTCCCAGGTAGACAGCGAAGAAACGGCTTTGCTGTACGCCGCTACAGCTTTGGGATTGTCCCAAGAACCCTACGGCCTGTATCACCTCCACGGTAGCATGCAAACCCTCAGCGATCGCTTGGTAACCGCTTTGAAACGCTACGGCGGCCAGCTTTACATGCGCCATACTGCAGAACGCATTCATCTAAACCAAAAAAAAGCCACTGCCGTTACCGTATGCCATCAAAAAACCGGCCAAACCCACCGAATCGAAGCCCAACACATCGTCGCCAACGTTACCGCCCCCAATTTGGTCAAACTATTGGGAGAACAAGCCCCTGCCGGCTACCGACGACGCATCGATAAGTTGCCCCTGGCTTCTGGCGCTTTTGTGGTTTATCTGGGAGTTACCCAAGACGCCATTCCCCCCGGTTGCCCTTCCCACTTGCAATTTTTGGATGACGGCAACCGGGAAGTAGCGGAAAACAATTCCCTGTTCGTCTCGGTCAGCCACCCAGGCGACGGTCGCGCCCCCACGGGTCAAGCCACCATTACCGCTTCTTCGTTTACCGACGTACGTAACTGGCGTCGATGCAAGGAGTACCGCCAACTGAAACAACGCTACACCGAAGATGCGATCGCCCGTTTGCAACGCTATTTCCATCTCAATCAAGAGACCGTCGTTCACGTAGAAGCAGCCACCCCGCGTACCTTCCAACGCTTTACCGCCCGCGAAGACGGCATGGTCGGTGGGGTGGGGCAGCGGGTATCCACCTTCGGTCCGTTTGCTCTGGCAACCAGAACCCCCATAGCCGACCTGTGGCTGGTGGGCGATTCTACCCATCCCGGCGAAGGAACCGCTGGTGTCAGCTATTCTGCCCTCACTGCCGTACGCCAAATCGAACAATCCTAGTAGCAAGATTGCGCTTTGAGACTTGACAGCTTTGCGTCTGGGAGGCTTTAATGTAAAACTATAGGCTCAATAGCTATGGCGATTTAGGAAGAATTTCTTCGCAACAACGCTGGTGCAAAGGTTCTAAGTTTCCATTGAGGAAAAGACGGAAGTTCATTCCGGGTAACGGCGCGGTTTGAAAGAAGGTACTCAACCTACTTCCCTAGCTACAGAGAAATTTCTTCGTATTTTTTGTATTTGCAAGAGGCTAGAACTTTGACGATTTACATTGGCAATTTATCTTACCAGGCAACCGAAGCTGACCTGGAATCCGTCTTTTCCGATTATGGCAGGATTAAAAATATTTCCATTCCCGTCGATCGGGAAAGCGGCCGTCCGCGGGGATTCGCTTTTGTGGAAATGTGGGAAGTGGACGCCGAAGACAAGGCCATTGAAGCCCTCAACGAAGCAGAGTGGATGGGCAGGCAGCTGCGGGTGAACAAAGCCCGCCCAAGAGAAGAACGCAAATCCAACTTTGGTGGCGGTCGCCGCAACAACCGCGGTGGCTATCGCGATCGCTTTTAATCTCTAGAGGGGATCCCTATCTTGGCAATCCTGCGATCGCACAACCTTCGAGAAGCAACCAGCTGTTGGTTTCTCGGAGGTTTTTTTTAGGCCCCCAACCGGGAAAACCCAAAATTTGAAAATTTTGCTAAACAAACAGCTAAGCAGACATTCCTTTGCTACACTACCATTATTGATACACAACAGCGACCTGGTTTGACCCGGATGTATTCCACCAATCCTTGGAGCTACGGATCTTTGGTGTGGATTCTGGTACAATGGATTGGGATAGGGAAACAAGGTACGCATACACGGAAACTTCAAGCAGTTACGAAAAAAAAAATGGGCGCTTGAAGGCCCTGCCTCTTTCCCAGCAGGGATGAAAAGCAACCCGTGCGGCCCCGCCGCCGTCAAAATGTGCTACACTTGCATTAAAGTACGTCCACCGCAGGGCGGAAAACGCTCGCTGAGGGTCCCTGTTCGCCGGGGATGGGCTAGCTCTTTTCGCGAGTCCATCTAGGCACACCCAACGAAGCGAGAATCTCACAAATTCTATTCGTGAGAGCGTCAAAGAGATACTACCGCTTAATTGGGGGTGAATTTTATCACCTGGACGTAGCAAAGCTTTTCCACACAATCTAGTAACGGTCGCCAAACATTCATTCCCATTTGTATGCAGGAGCGATTTCCCCGTCGGGGGAAACCTACAGGATACGTTTCTATGCAGAGAGTCGCCGACCCCATCTGGACTTCGGTGTCGTAGGTTGCCAGCAGCGCGATCGCTTGGCGGGAATGGCCGTACCAGTTTGAGACCGGAGTCATATTAAACCAATAGCAAACCAAGAATTATGACCGTTCCGAAATTTTGTCATCGCAGCTTGGTCGTGCCCTGAGAGATGCCAGGGCAGGAACAGATTTCCAGTAAAAAAAAACTCGAACAACCCATTGGGAAACTTTTAATTGCACCGGAAAGCCAGATTTTCCTGTTTGGTTGCTCGGGATTGACATAACGCGATCGTTTGCTTACCGTTAGAAAGCGATCGCTTCTGTAAATTCCACCAACCGATGTGGTTCGGCAAACTTTCCATGCCAACCGCAAGCTGTCGAAGATTCAAGTTTGCTGAGATTTTAGGAGGAACACTTCCGAAAGTGGGAGTGCGATCTTTATGGCTACGATAATGACGCGCCCGTATTTAGGTGCCAAAGATTTAAGTAAAATTACCAATTTAGTAGAAGTTTCCAACCCCACCGGATATCTCGACGGAGACACCTCCGTCTGCGAACTGCCAGCCATGCTCGCAGAACCCGAATCGGACAACTCTCGCAACATTCGCTTGTGGGAAGACGCCAACGGCAACCTCGTAGGATTCGGACAACTGCTGGTTTTTCATACCCCAGAAACCGTTGATGGCTGGTTGATTTTCTTTACCCACCCACAAGTAAGTGGCGATGGCTTGGAATCGGAAATCATCGATTGGGCAGAACGTCGCATGCGGTGGTTGGGTCGCGAACAGCAACTGCCCGCAGTTTTGCATACTGACGTTCGTGACGATACCCTCAGCCGCCAAGCTTGGGTAGAACGCCACGGCTTCCATCGCGATCGGGCCTTCGTAACCATGAAACACGACACCCCCAATACCCTAGAATCGCGACCCATGCCGGAAGGCTTTACCCTACGTTCCGTATCCCAAAACCAAGCCGACATCAAAGCCTGGGTGGATTTGTTCAACCAATCTTTTTGCGATCATTGGAACCACCACGACATCGACGAAGCGACCCTACAACGCTGGCTTTCTAACCCCCACAACCAATCCGATCTCAACCTGATTGCAGTTTCCTCTCGAGGAGATTTCGCCGCTTTGGGATACGGATATATTAACCCAGAAGAAAACGCTCGCACGGGGGAAAACGTCGGCTGGATTAAGTGGTTGGGAACCCGACGCAACTTCCGCCGCCGTGGCTTGGGCAAAACCATGCTGCTAGCCACCATGCGGCAACTCTACAGCAAAGGCGTCGAAGCCGTAAAACTAAGCGTGGATGCTGACAGTTCCACCAAAGCCATGAGCTTGTATCAATCCGTTGGCTTCCAACCTTTAGAAACCTGGATTTCCTATACGAACGCTTTATATCTATAAAAATACGGGAGATGGAAAAACACCCATTATCCTCCCATCTCCCCATCTTTTTCCCAAACCAACCTTTCAGCATCCCTACTGGCAAGGGGAAAGTCAAATATCTGCCCCGGTTTGACAAACCCCAAAAACCCATCTGCCTTCGCATCGGGAACCGGTCCTGGCTGGTAGCCGTACAGCCACATTTTTTGCTTGTATTTTTGAGGAAGTTTTCGTAAATGGCGATAGTGGGCGTGAACAGGAGAAGGCGAGCGAGAAGTTTCGCAGTCGTGAAAAATAATATCCGCTCGGTCGTAGAATTTTTCCAAAGATTCTAAATGCAATTGCGTGTCTGTGGTTAGAAAAATCTTGGTTCCTCGTATCTGGAAAAACAACCCGTAACTGGGCATAATAAAATATCCCGTATCCACATGGATGACCCGTACCAACTGAAACCAAATATCCGACCAGGTAAAATATCCCTGCTGGGGAACTTCGCAGACATCAAAAAATGTATGCAAATCGGCAACGTTTCCATGAAGGGCACGCATGCCTCCGGATAGGGTATTTTCCCACAGTTGACCAGCCAAATCTTTGCTCAGATACAGTCGCGGGCGAATGCATTGGGAATCAAACTTGGTATTAAAGCCAATATATTCCAAACCGCCCACATGATCGGCGTGTAAATGGCTAATATAAATATCCGTGATCTCGCGATAGGAGTATCCGTTGGCATGGAGCGACCAACGAATATCGCTGCCGCAATCGAGCAATAACTTATTATTGCTATCGTCGATTAATAGTAAATTGGCTTGAAAATTATTGTCGCCGACGGTAAAAGCCGAACCAGAACCTAAAAATAGTAGTTTCATTCGTTAATCTTTCCGAACAGATTGATATAAAGCCATTAACTTGGTA
It includes:
- the xth gene encoding exodeoxyribonuclease III, with protein sequence MQIATWNVNSIRTRKEQVLQWLQSHPVDILCLQETKVTDDLFPRSPFEELGYYVYVSGQKSYNGVAILSRSPLENVATGFANFLGESVAEFDRQKRFLTGTLDNMRIVNLYVPNGGEIDSEKYDYKLKWLAVLYDTLQKWLQAESNILVCGDFNIVLEARDVHDPDVIGKRIMASDAERKALQQLLDLGMADAFRKFTSEGGHYSWWDYRGGSFRRNRGWRIDHHYLTPSLHERATACSIDIEPRRQEKPSDHVPVTVEIS
- a CDS encoding acetolactate synthase large subunit, with amino-acid sequence MNTAELLIQCLENEGVQYVFGLPGEENLHILEAIRKSRIQFVTTRHEQGAAFMADVYGRLTGKAGVCLSTLGPGATNLMTGVADANLDGAPLVAITGQVGTDRMHIESHQYLDLVAMFATVTKWNVRLVRPSIVTEVVRKGFKIAQKEKPGAVHIDLPENIAAMEAKGKPLKRDKKEKNYASYESLNEAAAAISHAKNPLILVGNGAIRSDASSAVTELATRLNIPVANTFMGKGAIPYTHPLALWSVGLQDRDYISCGFDRTDLVIAIGYDLIEYGPKKWNPDGTIPIVHIGATPAEIDSSYIPTVEVVGDISDSLTEILRRCDRQGKPDPYAIGLRSEIRSDYEEYINDESFPIKPQKLIYDLRQVMGPDDITISDVGAHKMWIARHYHCDRPNTCLISNGFAAMGFSIPGAIAAKLVYPERKVVAATGDGGFMMNCQELETALRMGTPFVTLIFNDGGYGLIEWKQKHQFGDASFVHFGNPDFVKMAESMGLKGYRIEKTSDLVPILEEALVQEVPAVIDCPIDYRENLFLSEKAQNIHCQT
- a CDS encoding NAD-dependent succinate-semialdehyde dehydrogenase; amino-acid sequence: MAIASINPTTGETLQTFTPHSDADIEDKLAAAQTAFERYRRTSLDRRAQWMRAAADLLESDSGKFARLMALEMGKPIQAAVGEIKKCAWVCRYYADEAPNFLTDVSIDTDARHSFVRYQPLGAILAVMPWNFPFWQVFRFAAPALMAGNVAVLKHASNVPQCAVTIEKIFQEVGMPAGVFQTLLVESDRVEKIVADSRIQAATLTGSEAAGSSLAATAGKHIKKTVLELGGSDPFIIMSSADLDKAIETGIQARMLNNGQSCIAAKRFLVADACADEFQQKFLEKFQTIQMGDPLLEDTQLGPLATPQILQDLHWQVRESVEKGAKILCGGSPPNDSQGNFYPPTILTDIPIDSPAYREEFFGPVALFFRIPDIDTAIAVANSSPYGLGASVWTQEETEIERFINELSSGSVFVNGMVKSDPRLPFGGVKLSGYGRELGREGIWEFVNIKTVWIGE
- the crtD gene encoding C-3',4' desaturase CrtD — protein: MTVLTHPTQTQIVVIGAGIGGLTAAALLAKRGYRVLVFDQAFVPGGCASTFKRRGFTFDVGATQVAGLEPGGIHHRIFSELETELPPATPIDPACSVYLPQESQPINVWRQRSQWQAERQRQFPGSEPFWKLIQTLFDASLDFQRRDPVLPPRNGWDLWQLLQAIRPRTSIALPYTFLSVADALRGYGLASDRRLKTFLDMQLKLYSQVDSEETALLYAATALGLSQEPYGLYHLHGSMQTLSDRLVTALKRYGGQLYMRHTAERIHLNQKKATAVTVCHQKTGQTHRIEAQHIVANVTAPNLVKLLGEQAPAGYRRRIDKLPLASGAFVVYLGVTQDAIPPGCPSHLQFLDDGNREVAENNSLFVSVSHPGDGRAPTGQATITASSFTDVRNWRRCKEYRQLKQRYTEDAIARLQRYFHLNQETVVHVEAATPRTFQRFTAREDGMVGGVGQRVSTFGPFALATRTPIADLWLVGDSTHPGEGTAGVSYSALTAVRQIEQS
- a CDS encoding RNA-binding protein; protein product: MTIYIGNLSYQATEADLESVFSDYGRIKNISIPVDRESGRPRGFAFVEMWEVDAEDKAIEALNEAEWMGRQLRVNKARPREERKSNFGGGRRNNRGGYRDRF
- a CDS encoding GNAT family N-acetyltransferase, with amino-acid sequence MATIMTRPYLGAKDLSKITNLVEVSNPTGYLDGDTSVCELPAMLAEPESDNSRNIRLWEDANGNLVGFGQLLVFHTPETVDGWLIFFTHPQVSGDGLESEIIDWAERRMRWLGREQQLPAVLHTDVRDDTLSRQAWVERHGFHRDRAFVTMKHDTPNTLESRPMPEGFTLRSVSQNQADIKAWVDLFNQSFCDHWNHHDIDEATLQRWLSNPHNQSDLNLIAVSSRGDFAALGYGYINPEENARTGENVGWIKWLGTRRNFRRRGLGKTMLLATMRQLYSKGVEAVKLSVDADSSTKAMSLYQSVGFQPLETWISYTNALYL
- a CDS encoding MBL fold metallo-hydrolase, with the protein product MKLLFLGSGSAFTVGDNNFQANLLLIDDSNNKLLLDCGSDIRWSLHANGYSYREITDIYISHLHADHVGGLEYIGFNTKFDSQCIRPRLYLSKDLAGQLWENTLSGGMRALHGNVADLHTFFDVCEVPQQGYFTWSDIWFQLVRVIHVDTGYFIMPSYGLFFQIRGTKIFLTTDTQLHLESLEKFYDRADIIFHDCETSRSPSPVHAHYRHLRKLPQKYKQKMWLYGYQPGPVPDAKADGFLGFVKPGQIFDFPLASRDAERLVWEKDGEMGG